The DNA sequence AGCACCTCGATCGTCCCATCGGGCAGGCCGAGAATCCGGTCGGTGGCAACGCCATAGAGCCGCTGACGCTGAACCGCGGCGTCGATCGCCTCGGCGCGCGCACGCGCATCGGGCGCAGCGACGATCCGTTGCACGGTGGCACCCATAGCGGCGGCGAAGCCCTGGATCATGTCACCGACGCCTTCCGGATCGAATGTCTCGAATACTCCCTCGGTAACCCCTCGCGCGATCACCTCGGTGAGCACCGGCCGAAACTTGTCCTCCCAGATCCCCGAGATCCTCCGCAGCAGCGACTGATTCTCCGGCCGCAACATCGACACCATCGCCGCGATGCTCTCCGGTGCGCCGAGAGCCATCTTGACCTCGTAGCCGGCGCGCAGGCCTGAGTTCAGCCGCTCCAGCGCACCCATTCCCCGATCGGTGAACACCGGGCTCAACGCCTCGAAGGCCTGGTCCGCACTGCGCTCCGCCAGCGCCGACACCAAGGCCTCCTTGGAGGAAAAGTAGTGGTAGAAGGCACCTTTCGAAATCCCGGAGGTGGCGATGAGATCGTTGAGACTCACCTTCTCGTAGCCGCGCTCCAGAAACAGGGACATCGCCAGCTCGAGCAATTCGATCCGGCGCACCTCCGGATGTTTCACCACACGCGGCATGGGTCAGGGCTTCCTCATCCAGCCCACGTACGTCAGGTACAGACCGATGATCGCCAGGACCACGAAGAAGGCACGGACCGGGCCGACCGCGGGCACCGAGGCGTCAACGCCCCTGTGCATCAGCTGAGGAAATGCCAACAGCACAAATCCGCGCAGTGCCAGAAACCAGCCGAACAGCGAGATGATCACCGGCGCGAGGCCTCTCCAGAACTGGTGGAAGGCGATGATCATCAGTCCACAGAAGAGCAGCAGGGCGCCGAAGAGCCACGCCCACATGGGGTCTTTGAAGAAGCTGTCGCTGAGGAAGCCGGGCCCGCCCACGCGAATCGCGATGACGGTGGTGACGGTGGCGACGAATGGGCCGATCACCCGCGCAAATGCGCGCGTGCGCTGGGCGGGATCCCCCGTGGTGAACGCGATAGTCATGTCGTGAACTCCTTCCGAACGCCGTGATTAGACCACTGGTCGGTATGTTAGACCACCGGTCGGTAAACGCACGCGGTGTGCCGCAGAACGCCGCTGCCGCCGATCTGATCTGACTAGGCTCGGATACATGGAGACCCGGACAGCACCCGCCGATGCCGACATCCTCACCTCGAACCTGCGCGTCGCACTCGACGGCCGTTTCGGTCCGATACGCGACGCCGCGCGCGAATACCTGAACCGTGCGGACCTGCTACCCAACCCGTCGCTGACGCTCGAGGAGGCGCGCGCGCGATCACTGCAGATCATGCGCGAGCTGGTTCCCCATGGCTTACCGCAGGCGGGATTCCGCAAGGAACACGGCGGCACCGGAGATGTCGGGGCAGCGATTGTCGGCATCGAGATGCTCGGCTACGCGGACCTGTCGCTCATGGTCAAGGCCGGTGTGCAATGGGGCCTGTTCGGCGGCGCGATCGAAAACCTGGGCACCGCAACCCATCACGAGCAGTACGTGGTCCCGCTGATCAACCTCGATGTGCTCGGCTGTTTCGCCATGACCGAGACCGGCCATGGCTCCAACGTCCAGGCCTTGCAGACCATCGCCACCTATGACAGCCAGACCGGCGACTTCGTCATCAACTCCGAGGGCTCGCTGGCGCGCAAGGACTACATCGGCGGCGCCGCCGAGCATGCCAGCGTGGCAGCGGTTTTCGCGCAGCTCGTCACCGGCGGGCCCGGCGAGGAGGCCACCGGCCGCGGAGTGCACTGTTTTGTGGTGCCGATCAGGAACGCAGACGGCAACGACCTGCCCGGCGTCACCACCAGCGACTGCGGATACAAGGGCGGTCTCGCCGGGGTCGACAACGGGCGCATCGTGTTCGACAACGTGCGGGTGCCACGCGCCAACTTGCTCAACAAATATGCGGACGTCGCCGCCGATGGCTCGTACAGCTCGCCCATCGAGAACGAGAACAAGCGGTTCTTCACCATGCTGGGCACACTCATCCGCGGACGGGTCAGCGTCGCCGCCACCTCGGGTGCGGCGGCCCGCAAGGCCCTGACCATCGCGTCGCGATATGCCCTGGTACGTAAGCAGTTCGACACTCCGGACAGCGACGACGAAGTGATCATCGCCGATTACCTCGTGCATCAACGCAAGCTTCTGCCCTTGATCGCACGGTCGTACGCGCTCGCGTTCGCACAGAACGAACTCACCGAAGAGCTGCATGAAGTACAGACCGCAGATGAGGTGGACGGCGACCGACAGCGTCAGCTGGAAAGCACCGCAGCGGGTTTGAAGGCCACGACCAGCTGGCATGCCCAGAACACCATCACCGTATGCCGCGAAGCGTGCGGCGGCGCCGGGTACCTCGATGCCAACCAGCTCACCATTCTGCGGCGCGACATCGACGTATTCACCACCTTCGAGGGCGATAACACCGTGCTCACCCAGCTGGTGGCCAAGGAACTCCTATCGTCCTACGGCGAGGACGTGCGTGGCCTCAACGCCGTGGGCTGGACGCGGTTTATCGCAGGCATGGCCCGCGACGTGATCCTGGAACGCTCCGCGGCACGGCAGGTCATCCAGACCATCCTGGACTCCTCCGATGAGGACGTCGAGGAATCCGAGCTGAGCAACCGCGGCACCCAGCTACGCCTGCTGCGCAACCGCGAAGATCATCTGCTGCGCACCGCGGCCACCCGGATGCAACGCGCACAATCCGACGACGAGGATCCGTTCGAGGTCTTCAACTCGGCGCAAGACCACATCCTCAAGGTCGGCTCCGCCCACACCGAGCGGGTGGTGCTGGAGGCGTTCATCGAGGCAATCGACAGCTGCGACAGCAAATCAGCACAAGAGCTGCTGGAAAAGCTGTGCGATCTGTATGTCTACAGCGTGCTCGAAACCGACCTGTCGTGGTTCCTCATGCACCGGCATGTTTCGACCGAACGGGCGAAGGCCATCAGGCGCGGTGTCAACCAGCTGTGCGAGGAGCTGCGCCCGCATCTGCGCACTCTGGTCGACGCTTTCGGAATTCCTGAGGCATTGCTCGCCACGGAGATGATCGCCGAGAACTAGCCCGTCAGCACGGGTATCGCCTGCGGCGTCATCAGCGGACGCACCTCGATCCACCGCTCCTCCGGGGTGCCCAGTCCCGTCAGCTGCAGCACGCCACGCGCATCGGCGATGTAGATGATGGCCGGCGAGGCGACAATCGTCGATACCGGAGTCAGCAGATTGCGGTCGTCCAGATCGGAATTCACTCCGTCGAGATTCACGTTGGCCACCAGGTGCGACCCGTCGTTACGCGCCACCACGATGTCGTCACCGGTGCGCCAGGCCAGCGACACCGCGGAGTTTCCGAGGCCGAAACCGAGACGGCGCGGGTGCACCAGTGCGTAATCGCCGTTGTCGGTCTGTACAACCGTCGCCATGATCACCTGGCCGTCGATGATCATGGCGGCACGTGTGCCATCGCGTGACAACGCCAGCTCGGTGATCTGCCCCTTGTAATTCTGTGCCACCGCCGATGATTCGACAGGCAACACCGCCACCATGGCCGTGGTGGCTTCCTGGATGACCCTGACCACCCGGCCACCATCGATGACCACCCATACCGCGTCGTCAAGGGCCCAGGTCGGGCGGGTCAACGTCTTACCGCCGACTGCCTCGCTGCCGTTCGCACCGTTGGCGCCCACCCACATCGACATCAGCGGATCTTCTCCGGCCTGCACCCGGATCACCGACGCCACCTGACGCCCACTACGCGATAGTGCTGCCGAAACTTGGCTTCCCACTTGACCAAACGATCCACGCACCGGCACTGCCGTGTCACGGTCGACCGTCACCAGCGACCCATTCAGCAGTCCGTAGAGGCCCACTCCCGCACCCTCGGAAGCACCGGGGTCGGTTGACGCGACATTCTGCGTGCTCCAGCCCTGCGCCAATTGCTCATCCAGCGGAGCACCATTGACCTGCAGGACGTACGGCCCGGCGATACCGGCGCGCGACAGTGTCCAAATCACCTGCGCGGCAAGGAACTGCCTGGTCCGCTGATCGGGTGTCAGCTCGCCTTCCAGATCGACCCGCACGCCGCCGTAGCCACGCCCCACGTCCACCCTGCTGCCATCGGCGCGTGTCACGGGCCCACGCAACCGCAGGCCGTTCAGGTGATTACGCACCGCCCCGGCCAGTTCCGGGCGCGGACCGGACAGGAGTTTGTAGACCAGCTCGGTGGCCAGCGAATCGGGGTCGTTCACCGCCACATAGCGCGGATCGGGCACCACGGTGCGACCGGCGGGATCCGCGAAGTACACGGTGTATCGCCGATAGGTGGCCTGAAACTGCGCCCAGTCCAGGAAGACTCCGTTGGGTAGCGTGTCGATTCGCCACTCACCGTTGACCTTCACCAAGGTGAACTGGGGATCTTGGGTATCCCCCTGAGCGGTCTCGAACACCCCGATATCGGACAAGGTGCCCAACTTGTTGGCACGCACGTTGATCGTCCACCGGTCGACACCGCGTTGGTCGGCGAATATCGGCGACTCGATGAGCACCGCATCGCCCGCGTCATCCCATGTCCGCGAGCCGGATTCGGTGAGGAACTGCCGGGCTGCCCGGTGCCTGTTCGACGGTTCGGCGGTGGCCTTCAAGAACTCGCGCAAAACCGTCTCGGGTTCCATTCCCGGCGTGGGTGCCGGAACCCCCGGCGGCAGCGGCCGCTGCACCGTTCCGATGGCCTGCGGAGAAGAGGAGGACGGCACCCCGGCACAGCCGGTGATCCCGAGTGCCACCGCGGTCAGGATCGCGGTCACCCTGCGCCGCATCAGGACGACTCTCGCACGTGTTCGGCCTTGGCCCCCGAGGTCCGCATCGGCGTGGTCTCCTGCTCCCCCGGTTGGGTGCCCCGCTCCGCCGGTTGCGTTCCCCGCGAAACCGGCCGGCGCACACCAGCACTCGGACGGCTCACGGGGTTCAACGGAAGGGGGCTGGTCGTCACTTTATGCCCGCGGACCAAGGGCACCGTCAGTCGGAACAGCGCCCCTTTACCCGGTTCGCCCCACGCCTCCAGCCGTCCCTGATGCAACCGGGCGTCCTCGACGCTGATCGCCAGCCCCAGTCCGGTACCGCCGGAATGACGCTTGCGCGACGGGTCGGCACGCCAGAACCTGTTGAACACCAGTTTTTCCTCACCGGGACGCAGACCCACCCCGTGATCTCGCACGGTGACGGCAACGCTGTCGATATCGGCGGCCATTCGGATGGTGACGGGCTTGTGCTCGCTGTGGTCGATCGCGTTGGCGACCAGGTTACGTAGAATCCGTTCCACGCGGCGGGGATCCACCTCCGCGATGATCTCGCTGTCGGGCATGTCCAGCTCTACCACGGTGTCCAGCTCGTCGGCCAGGTGCTTGACCGAGGCCACCACCGTCTTGACGGTGTCGCGCAGATCCACCTGCTCCACGGCGAGCTCGGCCACACCGGCATCGTGCCGCGAGATTTCCAGGAGATCGGCCAGCAGCGTTTCAAACCGGTCCAGCTCATTAGTCATCAGCTCGGCGGAACGCTGCAGCGCCGGGTCGAGCTCCTCACGGTTGTCGTAGATGAGATCGGCCGCCATCCGCACCGTCGTCAGTGGGGTACGCAGTTCATGGCTGACGTCGGAGGTGAAGCGGCGCTGCAGATTTCCGAACTCTTCTAGCTGGGTGATCTCGCGCGAGAGGCTTTCCGCCATATCGTTGAACGACACCGCGAGCCGCGCCATATCGTCGACACCGCGCACCGGCATGCGTTCTGACAGATGTCCTTCGGCGAACCGCTCCGCAATGCGGGAGGCCGACCGCACCGGCAGCACCACCTGACGTGCGACCAGCAGTGCGGCGGCGGCCAGGAGCACCAGCAGCACCACACCGCCGGTGACGATGGTTCCGCGCACCAGCGAAATGGTGCTTTCCTCGCTCGACAGCGGGAAGACCAGGTACAGCTCGAGCGCGGTGACCTTGGACGTCGTCGGCGAACCGATGACAAGGGCCTTCCCCGAGAAGCTCTCGGTATGCACGGTCGAGTACTGATAACTGACCTGGCCGGCCTTCACGAATTCGCGCAGCGGGCCCGGGATCTGGGTGGCCGGCCCCGACGATGTCGCCTCGCGGGGCCCGTCACCGGGAACCAGCAGGACCGCGTCGAACGCCCCGGCGCCCCCGCCTTCGGAACCCTTGCTGCCGTTCAGCAGCTGGTTACGGGCCAGCTCCAGGCTGCTTTGTAGTGAACGGGTTTCCTCGCCGCCGACGTCATCGCTGACGATGACCCGCGCACGTTCCATCTCCTCTGTCGCGACCCGAATCTTCGATTCCAGGATGCGATCGGTCACCTGGCTCGTGAGCACAAATCCCAGGATCAGGATGACCAGGGAGGACAGCGCCAAATTGGACACCACCACCCGCACCTGCAGGGAACGGCGCCAGGTGAACCCGACCGCTCGACTCAGCGCCTTCAGTCCGCGTATCAGTGGTGCCGATCGCCGCTGAATGCGCCGCTTCGAGCTGAAGATCACGGGGGTCCGGCCTTATATCCCACTCCTCGAACGGTCAACACCACGGTCGGATTCTCCGGGTCCTTCTCGACCTTCGCCCGCAGCCGCTGCACGTGGACGTTCACCAGCCGGGTATCGGCCGGGTGACGGTAACCCCACACCTGTTCGAGCAGCACATCACGAGTAAACACCTGGCGCGGTTTACGTGCCAGCGCCACCAGAAGGTCGAACTCCAGCGGCGTCAGGGAGATCTGCTCGCCCTCGCGCGTCACCTTGTGCGCGGGCACATCGATCTCGATACCCGCGATGTTCAGCATCTCGGCCGGCTCATCGTCGTTACGCCGCAACCGGGCACGGATGCGGGCGACCAGTTCCTTGGGTTTGAAGGGCTTCATGATGTAGTCGTCGGCGCCGGACTCCAGACCGAGCACCACGTCAACGGTGTCGGTCTTGGCGGTGAGCATGACGATCGGAACACCGGAATCGGAACGCAGCACCCGGCATACGTCAATGCCATTCATGCCGGGCAGCATGAGGTCCAACAGAACCAGATCAGGGCGCAGCTCGCGAACGGCGGTGAGCGCCTGGGTACCGTCGCTCACCACTGCCGTCTCGAAGCCCTCCCCGCGCAACACGATGGTGAGCATCTCTGCCAATGACGCGTCATCGTCGACAACAAGGATCCTTTGCCTCATAGATCCCATCGTGTCACTAGATCGTGACAAAACCGGGGTACCAAGGGGGCGAGTTGCGAACTAGTCTCCGGCGAGCTGCGCACGGACCTTGAACTTCTGAATCTTGCCGGTGGCGGTTCTGGGTAGAGCGTCGACGAACTCGACACGCTTGGGGCACTTGTACCCGGCCAGATTCTCCCGGCAGTGTGCGACGAGGTCGGGCCCCGTTGGCGGATCGGCCCCCGGGGCCGCCTCAGCGATCACCACGACCGCCGTGACGAGCTCGCCCCATTTCTCGTCGGGCACGCCGACGACCGCTGCCTCCCGAACCCCGGGATGAGATATCAGCGCGTCTTCCACTTCAATGGAGGACACGTTCTCGCCACCAGTGATGATGATGTCCTTCTTGCGGTCCGAGATGTTGAGGTAACCATCGGACATCGATCCGCGGTCACCGGTGTGAAACCAATTGCCTGCCAACGCCTCCGTGGTGGCCTCCGGCTGGTCCCAGTAGCCGTCCAGATTCGTGTTCGACTGGGTGAGCACCTCGCCATCCTCGGCGATCGACACCCGCACCCCGATCGCCGGAGCGCCCGCGCGGCCCAGCATGCGCGCCTGCTGATGGTCGTCGAGGTCTGCCCATTCGGACCGAAACCGATTCATCGTGATGAGCGGTGCGGTTTCGGTAAGTCCATAGATCTGAATGAACTCCCAGCCGAGTTCGGCGCGCACTCGCGCGATCGTGCGCGTCGGGGGCGGCGCTCCCGCCACGATGATCCGTACCCGGTCCCGTCCGGGAATGGGTCCTTGCCAACGCGCGGCGGCATCCAGCACGGAATCGACGACCGTTGGCGCCGCACACATCACGGTGACGCCGTGTTCCTCGACGCGCCGCAGGATCTCATCGCCGTCGACCTTGCGCAGCACGATGTGCCGACCACCCATTCCGGTCGCCGCGTACGGCCAACCCCAGCCGTTGCAGTGGAACATCGGCAAGGTGTGCAGCAGAACATCGTCATCACGCAGGGTGGCGTGCAAGCCGAAGACAACGGCGTTGAGCCAGATGTTGCGATGGGTCAGCTGCACACCCTTGGGCCGGCTCGTGGTACCCGAGGTGTAATTTATTGTGGCAGTAGATGATTCAGCACCCGACCACGGCCGAGGGCTAGCCGGGTTGGGCGGCTCCTTCTCTCCGGTTACCCCGAAAATCGCGGCATCATCCTCACCCAGCACGAAATTGTGAGGGGCGCGCACGGTGTCCAGCAGGCCGCGCACCTCCGGATCCACGATCAGCACCGAGGCACGCGAATGCTCGACGATGTACTCGATCTCGGCGGGTGCCAAGCGAAAGTTGATGGGCACCAGGATCCGTCCCCACCCGGACACCCCGAAGAACGAGGTGAGTAGTCGCGCGCTGTTCTGCGAGACGATCGCCACGCGCTCCCCCGGTCCGATGCCGAGATCGTCGAGCGCCGCGGCCTGCCCTCGCGCCCGCTCGGCGAGCTGTCGATAGCTCAACGCTCCCCAGGAGGGCGCCGGTTGCGTCGGCTCGTCCACCACCCCGATGCGGTCGGGGTACACCAACTCGGCACGGTCCAGGAAATCTCGCACACTCAGGTCGAAGAACACGCACCAATCCTGCCGTCCCGCTCGCCATGTGGCGTGGATATCCACGAAGCGAGGGTGCATCTTGCCGGTCACCGGCAGACAGGTGTTTAATGATGGCGCTTTGTTCAGCAGTGGTTCATGTGCGCTTTGCGCCAACGCCTAGGAGGTGACGCGACTATGTCTGATAGTCAACCTCCGAGTATCCCCAGCGCCTTCTAACGCAGACCCGGGTCGCGCTCGAAGGCGCTCTTGTTGCACCACACATGTGTGTGCACCTCGAAGCCACTGCGAGAGAACAGGACCCTTCATGAGTCATTGGGATGTCATCATCCGCGTAGCCCTGGGATTTGGCCTGGGTTGCGTCATCGGGATCGAACGGCAATGGCGCGCCAAGAACGCCGGCCTACGAACCAACGCGCTGGTGTGTCTGGGCGCGACGCTCTTCGTCATCATGGGTGGCTACAGCTTCCATGGCCCCGGCGCTGATCCAACTCGCGTTGCGGCACAGATTGTTTCGGGTATCGGCTTCCTCGGCGCCGGTGTGATCATGAAACAGGGCGCCACCATCACCGGGCTGAACACCGCCGCCACCATGTGGGCCACCGCCGCCGTGGGCGCGCTGGCCGGCGGCGGGATGTACGACGTCGCGGTCGTCGGCACCGTGGCCATCGTGCTGGCCAATGTGCTGTTGCGGCCGCTCGGACATCTGCTGGATCGCCAACCGGCCATCGGCCGCGAGTCCGCACCCGCGGCGTACCTCTTCGAGGTCACCACCACCGACGAAACCGAGGCGCATATCCGGGCACTCACCGTACAGGCCGTCAGCAGGCCGGAATTCGCGCTGCAATCGGTGCGGTCCTATGACGTCGAAGACGGCAAGCATGTGCGCGTCGTGGCGAAACTGAGCGCCGAAGAGCGCAACGACTCGCTGCTGGAGTCCGCGGTGAGCCGCCTGTCCATGGAACCCGCGGTCTCATCGGTGCGCTGGCATGTCGATCGCGAGGAAGAGGCCGAAGCCAGTGAGTGGTAAGCACATCCGTCGAGTGTGAAGATAGGGCGGCATTTCGGCCGAATACCCGCCGCATTTTCACACCCGGTGCAGGAGCTTTTCCGCAAGCGCATCCGGATCGCCGCCGTCGGTGACGACCCACGGCCCGCCCCAATTACGTTGCGCCAGATCGGCATATGCCGCGGACACCCGTGACTGCAGATCCGAATCACGCTCATAGGTGTCGCGGGTGCGGTCGCTGTCCTGCTGCTCGCGCTGCCGCGCACGCTGCTGGGCGAGCTCCGGGGAAACGTTCAGGAACACTTGCCAATCGGGGTGCGGCAGGCCGAAGCGCTCGTATTCGAGCTCATACACCCAGCGGGCCATCTCACCGTCGCCATCCTGATGCAGTCGCGCCGCACCATAGGCGGCGTTAGAGGCGACCCAACGATCCAGGATCACCAGGTCGTTGGCGCGCGCCAGCTCCGTCAACGCTTCAAGGGCATCGCGCCGATCCAGCGCGAACAGCAGTCCCATCGCATACGCGGAGGACACCACATCACCGTGCCCGCCTGTGAGCGACTCGGCGGCCAGGTCCGCATGCACCGAGCGTCCATAGCGCGGAAAGTCCAGCGTCGCAACGGATAACCCCTGGGCATTCGAACGCGCTATCAACTTCTCGGTAAGCGTGCGCTTGCCCGCGCCGTCGACACCCTCGATCGCAATCAGCTGGCCCACGGCTGGTCAGCCTACGCAAAGGCCCCCGGCACCGGAGTGCAAGGGGCCTTTACGCGCGTCAGCGGAGATCAGTAACGGTAGTGCTCCGGCTTGTACGGGCCTTCCACATCCACACCGATGTACTCGGCCTGATCCTTGGTGAGCTTGGTCAGCGTGCCGCCGAGAGCCTCGACGTGAATGCGCGCCACCTTCTCGTCCAGGTGCTTGGCCAGTCGGTAGACCTCGTTGTCGTACTCGTCGTTCTTGGTCCACAGCTCGATCTGCGCGATCACCTGGTTGGAGAAGCTGTTGCTCATCACGAACGACGGGTGGCCCGTGGCGTTACCCAGGTTGAGCAGACGGCCCTCGGACAGCACGATGATCGACTTGCCCGAGTCTCCGAAGGTCCACAGGTCCACCTGCGGCTTGATGTTGAGCCGGGTGGCACCCGACTTTTCGAGGGCAGCCATATCGATCTCGTTGTCGAAGTGACCGATATTGCCCAGGATGGCCTGGTCCTTCATGGCCTTCATGTGGTCCAGCAGGATGATGTCGTAGTTACCGGTGGCGGTCACCACGATGTCGGCATTGCCGATGGCCTCCTCGACGGTCACGACGTCGAACCCGTCCATGAGCGCCTGCAGCGCGTTGATCGGATCGATCTCGGTGACCTGCACGCGAGCGCCCTGACCCGCGAGGGACTCCGCGCAGCCCTTGCCGACATCGCCGTAGCCACAGATGAGGACCTTCTTGCCGCCGATGAGCACGTCGGTGCCGCGGTTGATGCCGTCGACCAGCGAGTGGCGGGTGCCGTACTTGTTGTCGAACTTGCTCTTGGTCACCGAGTCGTTGACGTTGATGGCCGGGAACGCCAGCTCGCCGGCCGCGGCGAACTGGTACAGGCGCAGCACGCCGGTGGTGGTCTCCTCGGTGACGCCCTGGACCGATGCGGCGATCTTGGTCCACTTGTCCTTGTCGGTCTCGAACCGCTCACGCAGCAGGTTCAGGAAGACCTTGTACTCGGCCGAGTCGTTCTCGTCCGCGGGCGGCACGACGCCAGCCTGCTCGAACTGCGCACCGCGCAGCACCAGCATGGTGGCGTCGCCGCCATCGTCGAGGATCATGTTGGCCGGCTCGCCGGGCCAGGTGAGCATCTGCTCGGCGGCCCACCAGTACTCCTCCAGTGTCTCGCCCTTCCAGGCGAAGACCGGGGTGCCCTGGGGCTCTTCCGGGGTGCCATGGGGGCCGACCACGATGGCCGCCGCCGCATGGTCCTGGGTGGAGAAGATGTTGCAGGACGCCCAGCGCACCTCGGCCCCGAGCGCGACAAGCGTCTCGATGAGCACCGCGGTCTGGATCGTCATATGCAGCGAGCCGGAGATGCGGGCGCCCTTGAGCGGCAACACTTCCGCATACTCCCGACGCAGCGTCATCAGGCCAGGCATCTCATGCTCGGCGAGACGGATCTCCTTACGGCCGAACTCGGCCTCGGAAAGATCGGCCACCTTGTAATCAATGCCGTTGCGTACGTCGGCTACCAGCTCGGTCATCGCTACCTCAATCGCGTCTCGTGAATGTTTCTTGCATGTCAATTCAACTGACACACACGGGTCCGTCACCAGGTTAGCGCGTGCGAGCGATCGATAGTTAGATCAGGTAGCGAGATTTATGGACGTGCAGGTCACTGGGGGCCACTCCCGCTTGCGGGGGCCTTGTCGGCGAGTGCGTTGGCCTCGACGAACGGGGACAACAGGCGCGCCATATCGAGCGCCACATCATGATCCGATTCCGGCGGCATCGACACGTAACTAATCGCCAGCCGCACAATCGACCTCGCGAGGATCGCGGCGTCCTCCGCACTGGCGGACACCCAGCTGTTCGCGAACGACTCGGTGAGCCGGGCCGACGCCGGTAACACGATCACGGCACTGTCCACCGTCACCAGGCGCATCAGCTCAGGCTTGGCCTCGCCCGTCAGCAGCGCGATGACCATGGGATCTGCGGCGCTCTCGGCGAAGAAGGCGGCGAATCCCTGATGCAGCGCGCCATGGATATCACCGACATTGGCGTATATCGCGTTGTTGACGGAGTCGGCCAGACGCAGCGCCAACCGCAGGGCATACCCCTGGGCCAGGCCCTGCCGGGAGCC is a window from the Mycobacteroides salmoniphilum genome containing:
- a CDS encoding acyl-CoA dehydrogenase, which produces METRTAPADADILTSNLRVALDGRFGPIRDAAREYLNRADLLPNPSLTLEEARARSLQIMRELVPHGLPQAGFRKEHGGTGDVGAAIVGIEMLGYADLSLMVKAGVQWGLFGGAIENLGTATHHEQYVVPLINLDVLGCFAMTETGHGSNVQALQTIATYDSQTGDFVINSEGSLARKDYIGGAAEHASVAAVFAQLVTGGPGEEATGRGVHCFVVPIRNADGNDLPGVTTSDCGYKGGLAGVDNGRIVFDNVRVPRANLLNKYADVAADGSYSSPIENENKRFFTMLGTLIRGRVSVAATSGAAARKALTIASRYALVRKQFDTPDSDDEVIIADYLVHQRKLLPLIARSYALAFAQNELTEELHEVQTADEVDGDRQRQLESTAAGLKATTSWHAQNTITVCREACGGAGYLDANQLTILRRDIDVFTTFEGDNTVLTQLVAKELLSSYGEDVRGLNAVGWTRFIAGMARDVILERSAARQVIQTILDSSDEDVEESELSNRGTQLRLLRNREDHLLRTAATRMQRAQSDDEDPFEVFNSAQDHILKVGSAHTERVVLEAFIEAIDSCDSKSAQELLEKLCDLYVYSVLETDLSWFLMHRHVSTERAKAIRRGVNQLCEELRPHLRTLVDAFGIPEALLATEMIAEN
- the lpqB gene encoding MtrAB system accessory lipoprotein LpqB encodes the protein MRRRVTAILTAVALGITGCAGVPSSSSPQAIGTVQRPLPPGVPAPTPGMEPETVLREFLKATAEPSNRHRAARQFLTESGSRTWDDAGDAVLIESPIFADQRGVDRWTINVRANKLGTLSDIGVFETAQGDTQDPQFTLVKVNGEWRIDTLPNGVFLDWAQFQATYRRYTVYFADPAGRTVVPDPRYVAVNDPDSLATELVYKLLSGPRPELAGAVRNHLNGLRLRGPVTRADGSRVDVGRGYGGVRVDLEGELTPDQRTRQFLAAQVIWTLSRAGIAGPYVLQVNGAPLDEQLAQGWSTQNVASTDPGASEGAGVGLYGLLNGSLVTVDRDTAVPVRGSFGQVGSQVSAALSRSGRQVASVIRVQAGEDPLMSMWVGANGANGSEAVGGKTLTRPTWALDDAVWVVIDGGRVVRVIQEATTAMVAVLPVESSAVAQNYKGQITELALSRDGTRAAMIIDGQVIMATVVQTDNGDYALVHPRRLGFGLGNSAVSLAWRTGDDIVVARNDGSHLVANVNLDGVNSDLDDRNLLTPVSTIVASPAIIYIADARGVLQLTGLGTPEERWIEVRPLMTPQAIPVLTG
- a CDS encoding TetR/AcrR family transcriptional regulator, translating into MPRVVKHPEVRRIELLELAMSLFLERGYEKVSLNDLIATSGISKGAFYHYFSSKEALVSALAERSADQAFEALSPVFTDRGMGALERLNSGLRAGYEVKMALGAPESIAAMVSMLRPENQSLLRRISGIWEDKFRPVLTEVIARGVTEGVFETFDPEGVGDMIQGFAAAMGATVQRIVAAPDARARAEAIDAAVQRQRLYGVATDRILGLPDGTIEVLDRSQIERLVAALPRSY
- the mtrA gene encoding two-component system response regulator MtrA — encoded protein: MGSMRQRILVVDDDASLAEMLTIVLRGEGFETAVVSDGTQALTAVRELRPDLVLLDLMLPGMNGIDVCRVLRSDSGVPIVMLTAKTDTVDVVLGLESGADDYIMKPFKPKELVARIRARLRRNDDEPAEMLNIAGIEIDVPAHKVTREGEQISLTPLEFDLLVALARKPRQVFTRDVLLEQVWGYRHPADTRLVNVHVQRLRAKVEKDPENPTVVLTVRGVGYKAGPP
- a CDS encoding AMP-binding protein, giving the protein MFFDLSVRDFLDRAELVYPDRIGVVDEPTQPAPSWGALSYRQLAERARGQAAALDDLGIGPGERVAIVSQNSARLLTSFFGVSGWGRILVPINFRLAPAEIEYIVEHSRASVLIVDPEVRGLLDTVRAPHNFVLGEDDAAIFGVTGEKEPPNPASPRPWSGAESSTATINYTSGTTSRPKGVQLTHRNIWLNAVVFGLHATLRDDDVLLHTLPMFHCNGWGWPYAATGMGGRHIVLRKVDGDEILRRVEEHGVTVMCAAPTVVDSVLDAAARWQGPIPGRDRVRIIVAGAPPPTRTIARVRAELGWEFIQIYGLTETAPLITMNRFRSEWADLDDHQQARMLGRAGAPAIGVRVSIAEDGEVLTQSNTNLDGYWDQPEATTEALAGNWFHTGDRGSMSDGYLNISDRKKDIIITGGENVSSIEVEDALISHPGVREAAVVGVPDEKWGELVTAVVVIAEAAPGADPPTGPDLVAHCRENLAGYKCPKRVEFVDALPRTATGKIQKFKVRAQLAGD
- the mtrB gene encoding MtrAB system histidine kinase MtrB; the protein is MIFSSKRRIQRRSAPLIRGLKALSRAVGFTWRRSLQVRVVVSNLALSSLVILILGFVLTSQVTDRILESKIRVATEEMERARVIVSDDVGGEETRSLQSSLELARNQLLNGSKGSEGGGAGAFDAVLLVPGDGPREATSSGPATQIPGPLREFVKAGQVSYQYSTVHTESFSGKALVIGSPTTSKVTALELYLVFPLSSEESTISLVRGTIVTGGVVLLVLLAAAALLVARQVVLPVRSASRIAERFAEGHLSERMPVRGVDDMARLAVSFNDMAESLSREITQLEEFGNLQRRFTSDVSHELRTPLTTVRMAADLIYDNREELDPALQRSAELMTNELDRFETLLADLLEISRHDAGVAELAVEQVDLRDTVKTVVASVKHLADELDTVVELDMPDSEIIAEVDPRRVERILRNLVANAIDHSEHKPVTIRMAADIDSVAVTVRDHGVGLRPGEEKLVFNRFWRADPSRKRHSGGTGLGLAISVEDARLHQGRLEAWGEPGKGALFRLTVPLVRGHKVTTSPLPLNPVSRPSAGVRRPVSRGTQPAERGTQPGEQETTPMRTSGAKAEHVRESS